Part of the Candidatus Chlorohelix allophototropha genome, CATTGCTGGAACTAACTGAGGAAAAAACAGGGCTGTTTTATCGCAAATTCCACGCTTACAGCCAGCATTGGAATATCGGTACGCTGCCCGGTGGTGGCTCAATGCACCCCAGAGGCGAGGAATACACCTATTTTCAGGGAGATGGCACGGCTCTCAAGGATGCCTTTGTAGAACTAGGTCCGAATTTACTTAGGGATGCACTGCGCCAAACTAATACTAGCTTTGAGGATTACGCGCGTATCTTCGTGCATCAAGTAACCGTTCCTTTTCTGGAGCAGTTTATGGAAGTGTGTAAAGTGCCTGCCGACAAGGTAGTAGTAACCTTGCCCCAATATGGCAATATGGCAGCAGCCTCCTTACCGGTGGGATTTGCACTGGCGGAAAGCCGGGGTGAAGTCAAAAAAGGTGACAAGGTGATGTTTATCGGGCTGGCAGGTGGTATCAGCGTAGGTCTGATGATGTTCCAGTACTAGGAAAGACATTTTGAAAACAATTGCTATTACGGGAGTTACCGGCTTTATCGGTAGTAAATTAGCTGAATATTTTGCCGAGCGCGGCTATCGTCTGATCGGTTTTGGTAGGCGCGAACCGCTAAAGCCTGCTTTGTTAGAACGGTACATACATTGGGATATTACCGAAGGAGCGTTACAACTGGACGAAGAGGTGGATGTAGTTTTGCATTGCGCGGGCAATGTTTCAGACTGGGATACACATGAGGTAATGTACCGGGTTAATGTGGAAGGTACTCGCAATGTGCTAGAAACTTTCAAGAAAGCCCGCCAATTTGTATATGTCAGTACCGCCAGCGTATATGACCTACACCATAATAGCAGTTGGCTAACTGAGGATGCGCCTTATCCTCAGCAGTATCTAAACGCTTATGCCACCACCAAGATGGAAGCTGAAATGGCAATCAAGCAGTATGGGCGCACGAACGCGGTAATCGTGCGTCCGCATATCGTTTACGGACCCGGCGATACCAGTATTCTCCCGCGTTTGCTCGAAGCCCGCCGCTTTGGGCGTTTCCTCGTAGTTGGCGATGGTAGCAATTTGCTTTCCATTACTTACATTGAGAATTTTTGCCGGGCAATTGATTTGATTATTCAACGCGATTTTGAGTTTGAAATTTTCAATCTGGCGGACGCTTACACCGGAACTGTCAATGAAATTCTGGCGGCGTTTAAGCAATCGCTGAATTTCAATGAGAAGATGCTACATATAGACAAGCGTCTTGCACTGCTAGGGGGTACAGTCTTGGAAAAGCTTTTCCGGCTACTGCGCCGGAAGCAACCGCCGCTCATTACCCCTTTCGTGGTAGCGCAGATGGCTTCAGGCTATCGGCTGGATATTTCCAAAGCATGCGCTATGCTAGGCTATTGCCCTGAGTACGATTTCTACCGAGGATTTGAGGAACTAAAGAAGTGGCTGGATAATTCAAATTCTGCCGATATTCGCCCATTAGCGGAAAATTCTAGGGTGAATTAGTACCGCTTAAAATTTTAACTGCATACCTCCAAGCGCAATTGCCAGTTTGCGAGTATCCTTGAAGGGTAGCCCTATGTCTTGGGGTAGTGCGGCTGCCAGCGCACTAGTGAAGTTAAGAGTATTTAGCCCACTTTTCAGTTTAATGCTGGTGTTGTAAGGGGTAGGACTTTGCGATAGGGGAATGCTTTTTAATGATTCATTGCCTAAGTTAAGCTGAAGTGAATTACCCGGCGCAAGGCTCCACCCTGTAAAACCAAGTTGGACTTCCGCCTCTTTTTTCGCGTATAGCCTGATATTCAATTGCTTATCCGTCCAGCGATAGACCAGCCCATTATCCAGTTTTTGCGCAAGGTAACCCCCGGTTAGGTTGGTAAGCATAACAGAATCTTGCTCATTTGCAGTCGGTACGCGATAAACTAAAGTTTGCCCATCATCGAAGATTCTGGCGGATTTCCCAAGCAACGTATCAAGACGCGCTTCTTGTTTCGCGATAGTGACATTGTCAAAAATCCCCTCGTCGCGGTACAGAAAGACATAATGGAAGTTGTAAAGCTGAAGTAATCTAACTTCCGGATCAGGGGTATTTTGAAAGATGGCTTCAGGGGGTTGGGGGTTATCACCGAAGAAATAGCCGATGGGGTCGCTACTGTCGTAAAACTGCACCACTCGGCGCGAGATATAGCCGCTGGTAATTGGTTTATGATGAA contains:
- a CDS encoding NAD-dependent epimerase/dehydratase family protein, with product MKTIAITGVTGFIGSKLAEYFAERGYRLIGFGRREPLKPALLERYIHWDITEGALQLDEEVDVVLHCAGNVSDWDTHEVMYRVNVEGTRNVLETFKKARQFVYVSTASVYDLHHNSSWLTEDAPYPQQYLNAYATTKMEAEMAIKQYGRTNAVIVRPHIVYGPGDTSILPRLLEARRFGRFLVVGDGSNLLSITYIENFCRAIDLIIQRDFEFEIFNLADAYTGTVNEILAAFKQSLNFNEKMLHIDKRLALLGGTVLEKLFRLLRRKQPPLITPFVVAQMASGYRLDISKACAMLGYCPEYDFYRGFEELKKWLDNSNSADIRPLAENSRVN